One genomic window of Candidatus Nitrospira inopinata includes the following:
- the glgB gene encoding 1,4-alpha-glucan branching protein GlgB encodes MSTPLHLEQDDLDRLIAGTHWNPRALLGPHPCTIDGRRRLVIRAWFPHAAQVSVIPTPMSPSLIPMIRLHEAGLFEAVVPEDTPVPLYRFTVTRRDGTVIETHDPYAFPPLLTDFELHLFAEGTWYRTYERLGSHVRGVEDVAGVHFVVWAPNAARVSVIGDFNRWDGRCHPMISRGATGLWELFVPDLQEDALYKYEILSRHNGALLVKADPYAYAGELRPRTASIVRDLSRYVWRDHDWMAARAHRNPLTAPLAIYEVHLGSWMRVPEEGDRWLTYQELAQKLIPYAKDLGYTHLELLPVTEHPFDGSWGYQSTGYFAATSRYGRPEEFMAFVDAAHQAGLGVIMDWSPAHFPDDPHGLATFDGTHLYDHADPRRGYHPDWHSRIFNYDRPEVRLFLLNSALFWLDRYHIDGLRVDAVASMLYLDYGRKPGEWIPNEFGGHENLGAVSFIKDLNVLVHREHPGAIMIAEESTAWPGVSRPTYAGGLGFTFKWNMGWMHDMLEYFARDPVHRRFHQDQITFGLLYAFSENFVLALSHDEVVHGKRSLLDKMPGDFWQRFANLRLLYSLMYGHPGKKMLFMGGEFGQWREWNHDRSLDWHLCDYEPHRGLQRLVRDLNHLHRTEPALHEADFDWSGFQWIDFHDTDNSVIAFLRKSPTTGRSVVCVYNLTPVPRHDYRIGVPESGWYRELLNSDAGRYGGSDVGNGGGISSSSLASHHFPYSLLLTLPPLAALFLKRE; translated from the coding sequence ATGTCGACTCCGCTTCATCTTGAGCAAGACGATCTCGACCGTCTCATCGCGGGTACCCACTGGAATCCGCGCGCCCTGTTGGGCCCCCATCCGTGCACGATCGACGGCCGACGCCGTCTCGTGATCCGCGCTTGGTTTCCCCATGCTGCACAGGTCTCGGTGATACCGACGCCGATGTCGCCGTCACTCATCCCGATGATCCGCCTCCACGAGGCCGGCCTGTTCGAGGCCGTCGTACCGGAAGACACGCCCGTTCCCCTCTATCGTTTCACGGTGACCAGGCGGGACGGCACGGTCATCGAGACGCACGATCCCTATGCCTTTCCTCCCCTGTTGACGGATTTCGAGCTTCACCTCTTCGCCGAGGGCACCTGGTACAGGACCTATGAACGGTTGGGCTCCCACGTCCGAGGCGTGGAAGACGTCGCGGGCGTGCACTTCGTCGTCTGGGCTCCGAACGCCGCGCGCGTGAGCGTGATCGGCGATTTCAATCGATGGGACGGCCGCTGCCACCCCATGATCAGCCGAGGCGCAACCGGTCTCTGGGAACTGTTTGTTCCCGATCTGCAAGAAGACGCTCTCTATAAGTACGAGATCCTCAGCCGGCACAACGGAGCCCTGCTCGTTAAAGCCGACCCCTACGCCTACGCCGGCGAATTGCGCCCCCGCACCGCCTCCATTGTCCGGGACCTTTCCCGCTACGTTTGGCGCGATCACGACTGGATGGCCGCTCGTGCGCATCGGAATCCGCTGACCGCTCCCCTTGCGATTTACGAAGTGCATCTCGGCTCCTGGATGCGCGTGCCTGAAGAAGGCGACCGGTGGCTGACCTATCAGGAACTTGCGCAGAAACTGATTCCTTATGCAAAAGACCTGGGCTACACCCACCTCGAATTATTGCCGGTAACGGAACATCCGTTCGACGGCTCATGGGGCTATCAATCGACCGGCTACTTTGCCGCCACCAGCCGGTACGGCCGGCCCGAAGAGTTCATGGCATTCGTGGACGCGGCCCACCAAGCCGGCCTGGGCGTCATTATGGACTGGTCCCCCGCCCATTTTCCCGACGACCCCCACGGACTGGCGACCTTTGACGGCACGCATTTGTACGATCACGCCGATCCCCGTCGCGGCTACCATCCGGACTGGCACAGCCGAATTTTCAATTATGATCGGCCGGAAGTTCGATTGTTCCTCCTCAACAGCGCCCTATTTTGGCTCGATCGGTACCACATCGACGGCCTGCGGGTGGACGCCGTGGCGTCCATGCTGTATTTGGATTACGGGCGCAAGCCCGGCGAGTGGATCCCCAACGAATTCGGCGGCCACGAAAACCTGGGCGCCGTCTCGTTCATTAAGGACTTAAACGTCCTGGTGCATCGCGAACATCCGGGCGCGATCATGATCGCCGAGGAATCCACCGCGTGGCCCGGCGTTTCTCGTCCCACCTACGCGGGGGGGCTGGGATTCACGTTCAAATGGAACATGGGATGGATGCACGACATGTTGGAATATTTCGCGCGCGACCCGGTGCATCGCCGGTTTCATCAGGATCAGATCACCTTCGGATTGTTGTACGCGTTCTCGGAAAATTTCGTCCTGGCCCTGTCGCACGACGAAGTCGTTCACGGCAAACGATCCCTGCTCGACAAGATGCCCGGCGACTTTTGGCAGCGATTCGCCAATCTCCGACTGCTCTACAGCCTCATGTACGGCCATCCGGGAAAGAAAATGCTGTTCATGGGCGGAGAATTCGGCCAATGGCGGGAGTGGAATCATGATCGGAGCCTGGACTGGCATCTCTGCGACTATGAGCCTCATCGCGGGCTCCAGCGTCTTGTCCGTGACTTGAACCACCTGCACCGAACGGAGCCGGCGCTCCATGAAGCGGACTTTGATTGGAGCGGCTTTCAATGGATCGACTTTCACGACACGGACAATTCGGTGATCGCCTTTCTGCGCAAGTCGCCGACGACGGGCCGTTCGGTCGTCTGCGTCTACAATCTCACACCGGTTCCCCGTCACGACTATCGCATCGGCGTCCCCGAATCGGGATGGTATCGGGAACTGCTCAACTCCGACGCCGGCCGTTACGGCGGGAGCGACGTCGGCAACGGAGGCGGGATCTCTTCTTCCTCTCTTGCTTCCCACCACTTTCCCTATTCTCTGCTCCTGACCCTCCCGCCGCTTGCGGCGCTGTTTCTGAAGCGAGAATGA
- a CDS encoding YcbK family protein translates to MNKMTDVKQGWTRRSFVRAALVGAVLLAGRWICPSESFAREVPDRDLPEGRLTFVNLWTDERLDVTYRDEDGRYDLDALDEVNHILRCHHTGEVAAIDVRVIEHVNLVQKSLGGRREIHVVSGYRSPEYNALLVRSGRRAAKHSLHMQGQAIDIRIPGVHPKVIRQTAMKLQYGGVGYYPRSKFVHLDSGPFRHW, encoded by the coding sequence ATGAACAAGATGACCGATGTGAAACAGGGCTGGACTCGCCGCTCGTTTGTGCGGGCGGCATTGGTGGGAGCGGTGCTATTGGCGGGACGGTGGATCTGTCCGTCGGAATCCTTTGCGCGCGAGGTGCCGGATCGGGACTTGCCGGAGGGGCGGCTGACGTTCGTCAACCTCTGGACCGATGAACGGCTGGACGTGACGTATCGTGACGAAGACGGGCGCTATGACTTGGACGCTCTCGACGAGGTGAATCACATTCTCCGATGCCATCACACGGGGGAAGTCGCCGCCATCGACGTGCGGGTGATCGAACACGTTAACTTGGTTCAGAAATCGCTGGGAGGCCGTCGCGAGATCCACGTCGTTTCCGGCTATCGGTCGCCGGAGTACAACGCCTTGTTGGTCCGATCGGGTCGTAGAGCCGCCAAACACAGCCTTCATATGCAGGGGCAGGCGATCGACATTCGAATCCCAGGCGTCCATCCGAAGGTGATTCGTCAAACCGCGATGAAATTACAATACGGCGGCGTCGGCTACTATCCCCGATCGAAATTCGTGCATTTGGACTCCGGCCCCTTCCGCCATTGGTAG
- a CDS encoding response regulator, with product MATILVIDDEQSIRKLLREVLEKEGHHVLEAANGREGLVLYQKQPVDLVIMDLLMPDTDGLEATLQLTREYLDAKVIAMTGAQGDRNFLDVAKLFGARRTIEKPFDINALLQLVKEELSAP from the coding sequence ATGGCCACCATCCTGGTCATCGATGACGAACAGTCGATTCGGAAGCTGTTAAGAGAAGTCCTCGAAAAAGAGGGGCACCACGTGCTCGAGGCCGCCAACGGCCGCGAGGGGCTGGTTTTGTACCAGAAACAGCCCGTGGATCTGGTGATCATGGACCTATTGATGCCCGATACGGACGGATTGGAAGCGACCCTTCAGCTCACTCGCGAATATCTCGACGCCAAGGTCATCGCGATGACGGGGGCGCAGGGAGACCGCAACTTTCTGGACGTGGCCAAACTGTTCGGCGCGCGCCGCACGATCGAAAAGCCGTTCGACATCAACGCTCTTCTCCAACTCGTAAAGGAAGAACTCTCGGCGCCGTGA
- a CDS encoding SagB/ThcOx family dehydrogenase: MNADDRSSTSGHKAESASDDPVERVIRYHERTKHHYHRYARSLGFLDWANQPDPFRRFAGAELIPLPLLEADEEPESPPYAAIYDPGAVPCRPVTKRTLSRFFEFALALSAWKKAGQSEWALRSNPSSGNLHPTEGYVVVPWIDGLGLKPGLYHYAPREHGLERRASFPADLVMTLLAPFPPGSFLFGLTSVHWREAWKYGERAFRYCNHDVGHAIGTARIAAATLGWHMMLLDGANQQTVASLLGTDRADDFTEAEPEHPDCLSVVWPNIVDNGGGIPDRPSVPCVLDPTIVRELAGSRWHGKANRLSRDHAVHWDSIDEVAAVSWKDVTESWSVDRPDSFATDASRSIHRTGPSAGQIIRQRRSAVAYDGKTSIAASVFFRMLQRVMPRADRSQLDRPMPWDVWPYKPAIHLLLFVHRIDGLTPGIYFLVRDENKLPFIRGSINPEISWVPAPGRPEGLPFFWLLEGDARSLAAQVSCHQDIAGDSAFSCGMVAEFEGPLRRHGAWMYPRLFWEAGLLGQVLYLEAEAAGVRGTGIGCFFDDPVHQIIAVQGLSLQSLYHFTVGGPVEDRRLMTLPPYGHLNREGREAGDV, translated from the coding sequence ATGAATGCCGACGACCGATCTTCAACTTCAGGACACAAAGCCGAATCAGCATCGGACGATCCCGTCGAGCGGGTGATCCGCTACCACGAGCGGACCAAGCACCACTACCATCGCTACGCCCGATCGTTGGGGTTTCTGGATTGGGCCAATCAGCCGGACCCCTTTCGGCGGTTTGCGGGCGCGGAGCTGATCCCGCTTCCTTTGCTGGAAGCCGATGAAGAGCCGGAATCGCCGCCCTATGCGGCGATTTACGATCCTGGTGCCGTTCCCTGTCGGCCGGTGACCAAACGGACGCTCTCGCGTTTCTTTGAGTTTGCCTTGGCCCTGTCGGCTTGGAAGAAGGCGGGGCAATCCGAATGGGCCTTGCGGAGCAATCCTTCCTCCGGCAATTTGCATCCCACAGAAGGTTATGTGGTGGTGCCGTGGATCGACGGATTGGGGCTTAAACCGGGGCTCTATCACTATGCCCCCAGAGAACATGGATTGGAACGTCGTGCCTCGTTTCCGGCAGACCTCGTGATGACGTTGTTGGCCCCGTTTCCTCCCGGCTCATTTCTCTTTGGGCTCACATCGGTGCATTGGCGAGAAGCTTGGAAATACGGAGAGCGAGCCTTCCGCTATTGCAATCATGACGTCGGCCATGCGATCGGGACGGCCCGCATCGCGGCTGCGACGCTCGGTTGGCACATGATGCTGTTGGATGGCGCGAACCAACAAACCGTCGCCTCGCTGCTGGGAACCGATCGAGCCGACGACTTTACCGAGGCGGAGCCCGAACATCCGGACTGTCTGAGCGTCGTCTGGCCGAACATCGTTGATAACGGCGGCGGGATACCGGATCGGCCTTCGGTTCCCTGCGTGCTCGATCCGACCATCGTTCGCGAATTGGCCGGATCGCGATGGCATGGGAAGGCCAATCGGTTGAGCCGAGACCATGCCGTTCACTGGGACAGTATCGACGAGGTAGCGGCCGTCAGTTGGAAAGACGTGACGGAGTCGTGGTCGGTCGATCGTCCCGATTCGTTTGCGACCGATGCCTCGCGGTCGATACATCGAACGGGTCCCTCGGCCGGGCAGATCATCCGGCAACGTCGCAGCGCCGTGGCCTACGACGGCAAAACGTCGATTGCTGCCTCAGTTTTTTTTCGCATGTTGCAGCGGGTCATGCCGCGGGCCGATCGCTCGCAACTGGACCGGCCGATGCCGTGGGATGTCTGGCCCTATAAGCCGGCGATTCACCTCCTGTTGTTTGTCCATCGAATCGACGGCTTGACGCCGGGGATCTATTTTTTGGTTCGCGACGAAAACAAATTGCCGTTCATCCGCGGCTCCATCAATCCCGAGATCAGTTGGGTGCCGGCGCCGGGCCGCCCGGAGGGCCTGCCGTTTTTCTGGTTGCTCGAAGGCGACGCGCGGAGCTTGGCCGCGCAGGTCAGTTGCCACCAGGACATCGCGGGGGACAGCGCTTTTTCCTGCGGCATGGTGGCCGAATTTGAAGGGCCGTTGCGGCGACACGGCGCATGGATGTATCCGCGGCTCTTTTGGGAGGCTGGTTTATTGGGCCAGGTGCTGTATCTGGAGGCGGAGGCGGCCGGAGTGCGTGGAACCGGCATCGGCTGTTTTTTCGACGACCCCGTCCATCAAATTATCGCCGTGCAGGGGCTGAGTTTGCAGTCGCTCTATCATTTCACCGTCGGCGGGCCGGTTGAAGATCGACGGCTCATGACGCTGCCGCCCTACGGACATCTCAATCGGGAAGGGCGCGAGGCGGGTGATGTTTAA
- a CDS encoding tetratricopeptide repeat protein: MGDNHKHRARIFLHRGDLSHAREAWEAAVAEDRADGNRSELANSLGNLGNTCALMNDFDRAERCYREVLTIQRTERNQHAIAHTLVNLGNLLIGADRPDKARPYYLEALDILRELKDDRALGILYHNLGQQEARDGRWSEAVASFARALDHHRIVGNEEGLAVTYSQLGKTFFDHGDLVQAERCLNNASEHYIRLGQEPAEAAVLRLLATVYETRRDAISARRCLERAVLLDRRYRLPELEADSARLAGLDRSG; this comes from the coding sequence ATGGGCGATAATCACAAACATCGAGCGCGGATTTTTCTGCATCGCGGAGATCTGAGCCATGCCCGTGAAGCCTGGGAAGCGGCGGTGGCGGAAGACCGCGCCGACGGCAACCGAAGCGAGCTCGCCAACTCGTTGGGCAACCTGGGAAACACTTGCGCGCTGATGAACGACTTCGACCGCGCGGAGCGATGCTACCGTGAAGTCCTGACCATCCAGCGGACGGAGCGCAATCAACACGCCATCGCCCACACGCTCGTCAATCTCGGCAATCTCCTGATCGGCGCCGACCGTCCGGACAAAGCCCGCCCCTATTATCTTGAGGCGCTGGACATCCTGCGCGAGTTGAAGGACGATCGCGCTCTCGGCATCCTCTATCACAATCTGGGACAGCAAGAGGCCCGCGACGGCCGATGGAGCGAAGCCGTCGCGTCGTTTGCGCGGGCGCTCGATCACCATCGGATCGTCGGCAACGAGGAAGGGCTGGCGGTCACGTACAGCCAACTGGGAAAAACGTTCTTCGACCACGGCGATCTCGTTCAAGCCGAACGTTGTCTCAACAATGCCTCGGAACATTACATCAGGCTCGGCCAGGAACCGGCCGAAGCAGCCGTGCTTCGCCTGCTCGCCACCGTCTATGAGACTCGTCGTGACGCGATTTCAGCCCGCCGCTGTCTGGAGCGAGCGGTCTTGCTCGACCGGCGGTACCGGCTTCCGGAATTGGAAGCCGACTCCGCCCGCCTGGCCGGTCTTGACCGTTCGGGATAG
- a CDS encoding acyloxyacyl hydrolase produces MPFRIRAFFMIIVGACLTVPPAQGADPSPDAPRITIGTQEVGLTAGYLLPHRLTTDHTTKQQGPALMPSWMMTLTDPFGPRWLRGQVAIGAEMVYLQFREPILTHGIGFTPKIKYSLILMDRLRPYLEFAGGPFWTDLGGRIPEEANEFNFIVTGGVGLSWFLTPQTAFNVGYRFHHISNAGTAYPNLGLNSSLPFCGFSFYF; encoded by the coding sequence ATGCCGTTTCGTATCCGAGCGTTCTTCATGATCATCGTCGGGGCCTGTCTGACTGTTCCACCGGCGCAGGGCGCAGACCCATCTCCGGATGCTCCCCGCATCACGATCGGCACACAGGAAGTCGGTCTCACCGCCGGGTATCTGCTGCCCCATCGGCTGACGACGGACCATACGACCAAACAGCAAGGACCGGCCCTGATGCCGTCGTGGATGATGACGCTCACCGATCCCTTCGGCCCACGCTGGCTTCGCGGGCAGGTCGCCATCGGCGCGGAAATGGTCTATCTTCAATTTCGCGAACCGATCCTGACGCACGGCATCGGCTTTACGCCAAAAATCAAATACAGCCTCATCCTCATGGATCGGCTGCGCCCATATCTGGAGTTCGCCGGAGGTCCGTTCTGGACCGACCTCGGCGGGCGGATTCCCGAAGAAGCCAACGAGTTCAACTTCATCGTAACCGGCGGCGTCGGCCTGTCATGGTTTCTGACGCCGCAGACAGCCTTCAACGTCGGCTACCGATTTCATCATATTTCCAACGCCGGCACCGCCTATCCGAATTTGGGGCTCAACTCGAGTCTCCCCTTCTGCGGGTTTTCATTTTATTTCTAA
- a CDS encoding glycosyltransferase family 28 protein: protein MPLIWAAISAHGFGHAAQVVPVLHALGRLVPDLHVLLRTTVPPSFFTNRLAVPFDVQPAQQDVGCIQEGPLSIDTAATWRAHHRFHLTWEERLRAEVSAMLDARPDLILADTPYLAVAAGAKAGIPTVALMNFTWDLVLSAFTPPPEIPHEALLRAIRRAYAHADLALRITPAPVVTDFQRLLDVGPIAEPASPARDRLAARLRLAPGERTVLVGFGGIPLSTLPFESLRAATGYRFLFDGSVPHGDRRFVSTRSLPFSFKELLASADVIMTKPGYGTVVEAVALGILLVYVRRYNFADEQPLVEFLHRHGRGIELSQQDFAAGRWLAALDSAVALLPPPFPPPSTSGAEDAAELLATFL, encoded by the coding sequence ATGCCGCTGATCTGGGCCGCGATCTCAGCCCACGGATTCGGCCATGCCGCGCAGGTCGTGCCGGTTCTTCACGCGCTGGGGCGGCTCGTTCCCGATCTCCACGTGCTGCTTCGAACCACCGTTCCTCCTTCGTTTTTCACAAACCGGCTTGCGGTTCCCTTCGATGTTCAACCCGCGCAACAAGACGTCGGCTGTATTCAAGAGGGACCGCTGTCGATCGATACGGCGGCAACGTGGCGCGCGCACCATCGGTTTCATTTGACTTGGGAAGAACGGCTGCGGGCCGAAGTGTCGGCCATGCTCGACGCCCGCCCCGACCTGATCCTGGCCGACACACCCTACTTGGCCGTCGCAGCCGGAGCGAAGGCCGGCATTCCCACCGTCGCTCTCATGAATTTTACGTGGGACCTGGTGCTTTCGGCGTTCACGCCGCCGCCGGAGATTCCCCATGAGGCATTGCTGCGTGCAATCCGCCGAGCCTATGCCCACGCCGACCTTGCGCTCCGCATCACGCCGGCCCCTGTCGTCACCGATTTTCAGCGGCTGCTCGACGTCGGTCCGATCGCGGAGCCCGCCTCCCCCGCCCGCGATCGACTCGCGGCGCGCCTTCGGCTCGCTCCCGGAGAGCGGACCGTGTTGGTCGGATTCGGCGGCATCCCGTTGTCGACTCTTCCGTTTGAATCCTTGCGCGCCGCGACCGGGTATCGGTTTCTGTTCGACGGCTCGGTTCCCCACGGCGATCGGCGATTTGTCTCAACCCGCTCGTTGCCTTTTTCCTTCAAAGAACTGCTGGCCTCCGCGGATGTCATCATGACGAAGCCGGGATACGGAACGGTGGTCGAAGCCGTGGCGCTGGGCATTCTGCTCGTCTATGTCCGCCGATATAATTTCGCCGACGAGCAACCGTTGGTGGAGTTCCTTCACCGGCACGGGCGGGGGATCGAATTATCGCAACAGGATTTCGCAGCCGGCCGGTGGTTGGCCGCGCTCGATTCCGCCGTCGCTCTTCTCCCCCCGCCTTTTCCCCCGCCCTCGACGAGCGGAGCGGAGGACGCCGCCGAATTGTTGGCGACGTTTTTGTGA
- a CDS encoding RNA polymerase sigma factor, translating into MRQDPEQAVSTIEPALLSRVVKGEHQAFSRLYDLSSALLYSLALKILGNREEAADLLQEIYLEIWKRAARYDVGRGTPIAWLITLTRNRAVDRLRTGNGRAKRRPAHLPNGSTTEQTADQPSGSFDARADQELRRLILAAAAGLPSAQREAIEMAYYTGLSYAEISSRLNQSPETVKTRIKLAMTKLREALQAEEERNTPS; encoded by the coding sequence ATGCGCCAAGATCCAGAACAAGCCGTCTCAACCATCGAGCCCGCTCTGCTGTCCCGAGTGGTGAAGGGCGAGCACCAAGCTTTCTCTCGCCTCTATGATCTGTCCAGCGCGCTTCTCTACAGCCTCGCGCTCAAGATTTTGGGAAACCGCGAGGAAGCGGCCGACCTGCTGCAAGAGATCTACCTTGAAATCTGGAAAAGGGCGGCGCGATACGACGTAGGCCGCGGCACGCCCATCGCCTGGCTGATCACGTTGACCCGCAACCGCGCCGTCGACCGATTGCGAACGGGAAACGGCCGTGCCAAACGCCGGCCCGCCCACCTGCCGAACGGCTCGACGACGGAACAGACGGCGGATCAACCTTCCGGTTCCTTCGATGCGCGGGCCGACCAGGAGCTCCGACGACTGATCCTCGCCGCGGCGGCCGGTCTGCCGTCGGCGCAACGGGAAGCCATTGAAATGGCCTACTATACCGGTCTCTCTTACGCGGAGATTTCCTCCAGGCTCAATCAGTCCCCCGAAACCGTGAAGACCCGCATCAAGCTCGCCATGACCAAACTGCGGGAAGCCCTGCAAGCAGAGGAGGAGCGCAATACCCCTTCATGA
- a CDS encoding anti-sigma factor domain-containing protein, whose translation MTHGELEDAIPLYAIGALERGERQVLDAHLLSGCPSCHSALREFQAVAAALPFGLDIVAPPRLLKASIMAARTAAADHDAMGHTSDLSRLGPGKWMEHVSQPNSRSTMAWLSVFPRWFLGTAIAAAVAGSIAMAWIAQDSHVPDDTVASAQWQAQVASAASQSAELQRRLEERERSLIGAREELQRSLADMAELKDQLIQREAELDVLKTQLDQYEKRRVRAPEDELAVLLRTPTIKAAVLAGTEAARDASGIFLHDRRARKIWLYTLNLPACPAGTEYRLWLLNEKPVSVGAFRVGKGETSHLFVQSVPDFHGAKAFSVSLEPAGGGPEPAGVSYLRSAL comes from the coding sequence ATGACTCACGGTGAGCTGGAAGACGCGATTCCGCTGTACGCGATCGGTGCGCTGGAACGAGGCGAGCGACAAGTGCTCGACGCTCACCTGCTGTCCGGTTGCCCCTCCTGCCATTCGGCGCTCCGGGAGTTTCAGGCCGTGGCGGCCGCCCTTCCGTTCGGCTTGGACATCGTCGCGCCGCCCCGCTTGTTGAAAGCCTCCATCATGGCGGCGCGGACGGCCGCCGCCGACCATGACGCGATGGGACACACGTCGGATCTCTCTCGCCTCGGGCCCGGGAAATGGATGGAACACGTGTCTCAACCGAATTCCCGCTCCACGATGGCATGGTTGAGTGTTTTCCCCAGATGGTTCCTCGGAACTGCCATCGCCGCAGCCGTCGCCGGAAGCATCGCAATGGCGTGGATCGCCCAGGATTCGCACGTGCCGGACGACACGGTCGCGTCGGCGCAGTGGCAGGCGCAAGTCGCTTCCGCCGCCTCTCAATCGGCCGAGTTGCAACGTCGGCTCGAAGAGCGCGAGCGATCCCTGATTGGCGCGCGCGAAGAACTGCAACGCTCCCTGGCCGATATGGCCGAGCTCAAAGATCAACTGATCCAGCGCGAAGCCGAACTGGACGTCCTAAAGACCCAACTCGATCAGTACGAGAAACGCCGCGTTCGCGCGCCCGAAGATGAGTTGGCCGTGCTCTTGCGCACACCGACCATCAAAGCCGCCGTTCTGGCCGGGACGGAAGCAGCCAGAGACGCATCCGGGATCTTTCTCCATGACCGCCGAGCCCGGAAAATCTGGCTGTACACGCTGAATCTTCCCGCGTGTCCCGCCGGAACGGAGTATCGACTCTGGCTCCTGAACGAGAAACCCGTCAGCGTCGGCGCCTTTCGCGTCGGCAAAGGAGAAACCTCCCATCTGTTCGTTCAGTCCGTCCCCGATTTTCACGGCGCGAAGGCTTTTTCCGTCAGCCTGGAACCGGCCGGAGGAGGTCCGGAGCCCGCGGGAGTGTCGTACCTCAGGAGTGCCTTGTAG
- the tadA gene encoding tRNA adenosine(34) deaminase TadA, with protein sequence MRWNDVDRHFMQLALELARSAPAVGEVPIAAVLVHEGKVLASAHNLRESRQDPTAHAELLAIRKAADHLRTWRLTDSTLYVTLEPCPMCAGAVVQARIARLVFGAWDPKAGACGSLLDIPSERRLNHRVEVLGGVLEEACQAILQSFFRAKRGGGPAKHESFSTE encoded by the coding sequence ATGCGTTGGAACGACGTTGATCGGCACTTTATGCAACTGGCTCTTGAGCTGGCTCGGTCGGCGCCCGCAGTGGGAGAAGTGCCGATCGCCGCGGTCCTCGTACACGAGGGCAAGGTCCTGGCCTCCGCCCATAATCTCCGCGAATCTCGGCAAGATCCGACGGCTCACGCCGAACTCCTCGCCATTCGGAAGGCAGCCGATCACCTTCGGACATGGCGGCTGACCGATTCGACGCTCTACGTGACGCTTGAACCCTGCCCCATGTGCGCCGGCGCCGTCGTACAAGCCCGCATTGCGCGACTCGTGTTCGGAGCCTGGGACCCCAAGGCCGGCGCTTGCGGCTCACTTCTCGACATCCCGTCCGAGCGTCGGCTGAATCACCGCGTGGAAGTCCTGGGAGGCGTGCTGGAAGAAGCGTGTCAGGCGATCTTACAAAGTTTTTTCCGGGCGAAGCGAGGCGGTGGTCCGGCGAAGCATGAGTCTTTCTCGACCGAATGA
- a CDS encoding substrate-binding periplasmic protein — protein sequence MALHDRRPILTDMTANDLSSGARLIHSHSDANDGRRPIGIRCRLLLFMMLAGLLPGCGLVFDAIELVHPLTGDELSTICSRGRLRVGISVEPFRPFVFPAVYTDEGIRVTGLDVELIREVSRALSDHCGGRQPIVPTLHLTRFRDLLIELNEGHLDLFVSSFSGNVPGSHPGGLWTSIPYFHDGGIGVIVRRPDVEEKVLAALHHQTEQIDTLAAMQEGLSGLTVAVQNRRTAHFYAEANLPRTKLVVCDSLPAAVETKDPPIDVILTDYPILQYVTKRVWPDWRLLERPDGSPLILTREYFSIVTSEEKRRLQWLLNNLLYRLEETGRLAKMRRRWLQEDYAPTRRATVEGLPLEVSKVPGHYNQGQCRMAGK from the coding sequence ATGGCTCTTCACGATCGGCGTCCGATTCTGACCGATATGACCGCCAACGATTTATCCAGCGGCGCACGACTCATTCATAGCCATAGCGACGCCAACGATGGCCGCCGACCCATCGGAATTCGATGCCGGCTCCTCCTTTTCATGATGCTCGCCGGTCTTTTGCCGGGGTGCGGGCTGGTTTTCGACGCGATCGAGTTGGTGCATCCCTTGACCGGCGACGAGCTTTCGACCATCTGTTCGCGCGGGCGCCTGCGCGTGGGCATCTCCGTCGAACCCTTTCGTCCCTTCGTGTTTCCGGCGGTCTATACCGACGAGGGGATTCGGGTCACCGGCCTCGACGTCGAACTGATCCGAGAAGTTTCGCGAGCCTTGAGCGATCACTGCGGAGGGCGGCAGCCCATCGTTCCGACGTTGCACCTGACCCGCTTCCGCGATCTCCTGATCGAACTCAACGAGGGACATCTCGATCTCTTCGTTTCCTCGTTCAGCGGGAACGTCCCCGGTTCACACCCCGGCGGGTTGTGGACCTCCATTCCGTATTTTCACGACGGCGGCATCGGCGTGATCGTCCGACGTCCTGATGTCGAAGAAAAAGTTCTGGCGGCTCTTCACCATCAAACCGAACAAATCGATACCCTGGCGGCCATGCAGGAGGGCTTATCCGGTCTGACCGTCGCCGTGCAAAACAGAAGAACCGCCCATTTCTACGCGGAGGCCAATCTGCCGCGCACCAAGCTCGTGGTGTGCGACTCGCTTCCGGCGGCGGTGGAGACGAAGGACCCGCCGATCGACGTCATTTTGACCGATTATCCCATTCTCCAGTACGTGACCAAGCGCGTCTGGCCGGACTGGCGTTTGCTAGAGCGACCGGACGGCTCACCGTTGATTCTCACGCGGGAATATTTCTCGATCGTCACGAGCGAGGAAAAACGACGGCTCCAGTGGCTCCTCAACAACTTGCTGTATCGTTTGGAAGAAACGGGCCGCCTGGCGAAGATGCGAAGACGCTGGCTCCAGGAGGACTACGCGCCGACCCGCCGGGCGACCGTCGAGGGTCTGCCGCTTGAAGTCTCGAAAGTGCCGGGCCACTACAACCAGGGCCAGTGCCGCATGGCGGGCAAGTGA